A single region of the Cronobacter condimenti 1330 genome encodes:
- the yedF gene encoding sulfurtransferase-like selenium metabolism protein YedF, which yields MNAITPDYRLDMSGEPCPYPAVATLEALPQLKKGEVLEVISDCPQSINNIPLDARNHGYTVLDIQQDGPTIRYLIQK from the coding sequence ATGAACGCCATTACCCCTGATTACCGTCTGGATATGTCCGGCGAGCCTTGCCCGTACCCGGCGGTCGCGACGCTCGAAGCGCTGCCGCAGCTGAAAAAAGGCGAAGTACTCGAAGTCATTAGCGATTGCCCGCAATCCATCAACAATATCCCGCTCGATGCCCGCAACCACGGCTATACGGTGCTGGATATTCAGCAGGATGGCCCCACCATCCGCTACCTCATCCAGAAATAA
- a CDS encoding putative T6SS immunity periplasmic lipoprotein, whose protein sequence is MFKTPKVWLLSVFMLAGCPGAGDRLTPSETTTVKRVSQNVCFSVQDAQDYYPSIIIIAPRNTPPKARWYRKQPALHVKGGQLCLPPSFYTFKKQTPYIVEYVLLPGAKNNNSASRHVVAGFELTNDNIHPLTLNDSEISQ, encoded by the coding sequence ATGTTTAAAACGCCGAAAGTATGGCTTCTGTCGGTATTTATGCTGGCTGGTTGCCCGGGCGCGGGGGACAGATTAACCCCCAGCGAAACGACGACAGTGAAACGGGTTTCTCAGAATGTCTGCTTTAGCGTGCAGGATGCTCAGGATTATTACCCATCTATTATCATTATCGCGCCACGCAATACGCCGCCTAAGGCGCGGTGGTATCGTAAGCAACCTGCGCTTCATGTAAAAGGCGGGCAACTGTGTCTCCCGCCGTCTTTTTACACGTTCAAAAAACAAACGCCTTATATTGTCGAATATGTGCTGCTCCCGGGGGCGAAAAACAATAACAGTGCGTCCCGGCATGTCGTGGCAGGTTTTGAACTAACCAATGATAATATTCATCCGCTGACGCTGAATGACAGCGAGATAAGCCAGTAA